In a genomic window of Acidobacteriota bacterium:
- the rpsK gene encoding 30S ribosomal protein S11, whose product MAKGGKGKRTTRRKEKKNVPHGVCHIQATFNNTIVTITDPVGNVVAWSSAGRVGFKGSRKGTPFAAQMASQQACNLAREHGVRTVDVRVQGPGAGRESSIRALAASGLDVRSIKDVTPIPHNGCRPPKRRRV is encoded by the coding sequence ATGGCGAAAGGTGGCAAGGGCAAGAGGACCACGCGCCGCAAAGAGAAGAAGAACGTACCCCACGGCGTGTGCCACATCCAGGCGACCTTCAACAACACGATCGTGACCATCACCGACCCGGTGGGGAACGTGGTGGCGTGGTCGAGCGCAGGACGGGTCGGCTTCAAGGGCTCGCGCAAGGGTACGCCCTTCGCGGCCCAGATGGCTTCTCAGCAGGCGTGCAACCTGGCAAGGGAGCACGGGGTTCGGACCGTGGACGTGCGTGTCCAGGGGCCCGGTGCGGGGCGGGAATCGTCGATCCGGGCGCTTGCCGCCTCGGGTCTCGACGTTCGCTCGATCAAGGACGTCACACCGATTCCGCACAACGGTTGCCGGCCGCCCAAGCGGCGCCGGGTCTGA
- the rpsD gene encoding 30S ribosomal protein S4 gives MGRYIGSVCRLCRREGAQLFLKGERCFKDKCAIKRRNYAPGQHGRRRIKLQGYGLQLREKQKVKRIYGVLESQFRIYFRKAAAARGVTGENLLTMLERRLDNVVYRLGFATSRAQARQFVNHGHFAVNGRKVDIASFQVRKDDVIELRENSRKNAVIQGNLDTAEGRGIPRWLSLDAAQFKGTVMALPTREDIAMPIQENLIVELYSK, from the coding sequence ATGGGACGTTATATCGGTTCAGTTTGCAGGCTCTGTCGGCGGGAAGGCGCGCAGCTTTTCCTGAAAGGTGAGCGCTGCTTCAAGGACAAGTGCGCCATCAAGCGCCGCAACTACGCTCCCGGTCAGCATGGCCGGCGTCGGATCAAGCTGCAGGGCTACGGCCTGCAGTTGCGCGAGAAACAGAAGGTCAAGAGGATCTACGGTGTTCTCGAGAGCCAGTTCCGGATCTACTTCCGTAAGGCTGCCGCCGCCCGAGGCGTGACCGGCGAGAATCTGCTGACGATGCTCGAGCGTCGCCTGGACAACGTGGTCTACCGGCTGGGTTTTGCGACCTCCCGGGCCCAGGCTCGGCAGTTCGTCAATCACGGGCATTTCGCGGTCAACGGGCGAAAGGTGGATATCGCCTCGTTCCAGGTGCGCAAGGATGACGTGATCGAACTGCGTGAAAACAGCCGGAAGAACGCTGTGATCCAAGGTAACCTGGACACGGCCGAGGGACGTGGAATTCCGCGCTGGCTCTCGCTCGATGCGGCTCAGTTCAAGGGTACCGTGATGGCTCTGCCGACGCGGGAAGACATCGCGATGCCGATCCAGGAAAACCTGATCGTCGAGCTTTATTCGAAGTGA
- a CDS encoding DNA-directed RNA polymerase subunit alpha produces MIETGFQKPKFLEVDRASLTGEYGLFTAQPYEKGFGTTIGNALRRILLSSIEGAAVTAVKIEGVLHEFSSIPGVIEDVTDIILNLKRIPFRLHIPRVETVRINAKGPKTVTAGDIEAGSNIEILDPDAVIATLSDEGALEMELRIKPGRGYIPADLNMDDDLALGYIPIDSVHSPVRRVNYTVDPARVGRSTDYDKLILEVWTDGSIAPVDAVAAAAKLLKDHLSIFINFEDRVEEDDQQQDTEDEKLREHLDRSIDELDLSVRSYNCLKNAGIETVRDLVQKTEPELLKTKNFGRKSLNEIKEMMADMGLSLGMRLGGGGAANQA; encoded by the coding sequence ATGATCGAGACGGGTTTCCAAAAGCCGAAGTTCCTCGAGGTCGACCGCGCCAGCCTGACTGGCGAGTATGGCCTTTTTACCGCTCAGCCCTATGAAAAGGGATTCGGGACGACGATCGGCAACGCCCTGCGTCGGATCCTGCTCTCCTCGATCGAGGGAGCTGCTGTGACGGCGGTGAAGATCGAGGGGGTACTGCACGAATTCTCCTCGATTCCCGGAGTGATCGAGGATGTGACCGACATCATCCTCAACCTCAAGCGGATTCCGTTCCGGCTGCACATTCCCCGGGTGGAGACGGTGCGCATCAACGCCAAGGGCCCGAAGACGGTGACTGCCGGGGACATCGAAGCCGGCTCCAATATCGAGATTCTCGATCCGGACGCCGTCATCGCCACCCTCTCCGACGAGGGTGCTCTCGAAATGGAACTGAGGATCAAGCCGGGCCGGGGATACATTCCCGCCGACCTGAACATGGACGATGATCTGGCGCTGGGGTATATTCCGATCGACTCGGTCCATTCGCCCGTGCGGAGGGTGAACTATACCGTCGACCCGGCCCGTGTCGGTCGTTCGACAGACTATGACAAGTTGATCCTGGAAGTGTGGACCGACGGCTCCATCGCACCGGTCGATGCTGTGGCGGCGGCGGCCAAGCTGCTCAAGGATCATCTTTCAATTTTCATCAATTTCGAGGACCGGGTCGAGGAAGACGACCAGCAGCAGGACACCGAGGACGAGAAGCTCCGCGAACACCTGGACCGCTCGATCGACGAGCTCGATCTGTCGGTACGCTCCTACAACTGCCTGAAGAACGCCGGAATCGAAACCGTGCGGGATCTGGTGCAGAAGACGGAGCCGGAGTTGCTCAAGACGAAGAATTTCGGGCGGAAGTCGCTGAACGAGATCAAGGAGATGATGGCCGACATGGGTCTCTCCCTGGGTATGCGACTCGGCGGCGGTGGCGCCGCAAACCAGGCCTGA
- the rplQ gene encoding 50S ribosomal protein L17: protein MRHRWGYRKLGRKSEHRRATLRNLATALFVHERITTTLANAKELRSYAERLITRARKDSVHSRRIVARELHSRTVVKHLFDEIAPRFADRPGGYTRIMKMMPRRGDNAEMAIIELVSRKDGE from the coding sequence ATGAGACATCGCTGGGGATACAGGAAGCTCGGGAGAAAGTCGGAGCATCGCAGGGCGACCCTGCGTAACCTGGCTACCGCACTCTTCGTCCACGAGCGCATCACAACCACGCTGGCCAATGCCAAGGAACTGCGTTCCTACGCCGAGCGCCTGATCACCCGCGCGCGTAAGGACAGCGTTCATTCGCGGCGGATCGTGGCCAGGGAATTGCACAGCCGGACGGTCGTCAAGCATCTGTTTGACGAGATCGCTCCGCGTTTTGCGGATCGACCGGGCGGCTACACGCGAATCATGAAGATGATGCCGCGACGTGGCGACAACGCCGAGATGGCGATCATCGAACTGGTCTCGCGCAAGGACGGTGAGTAG
- the carB gene encoding carbamoyl-phosphate synthase large subunit — MSRRTAIKKVLVIGSGPIVIGQACEFDYSGTQACKALQEEGIEVVLVNSNPATIMTDPEVAERTYVEPLTVPSVRGIIARERPDAVLATVGGQTALNLAVDLDEAGVFEEFGVRMIGVNRKAVEVCEDREKFLAAVAGVGLEMPRGRFATNLDEAREIRDAIGFPLVIRPSFTLGGSGGGIAWNDEELTAIAGQGIDLSPIGQVLIEESIIGWKEYELEVMRDEADNVVIICSIENFDAMGVHTGDSITVAPAQTLTDREYQLMRDAAIRIIRAVGVETGGSNIQFAIDPESGRMLVIEMNPRVSRSSALASKATGFPIARIAAKLAIGYTLDEIPNDITRETPASFEPSLDYVVVKVPRWAFEKFPSTAPDLGTQMRSVGEAMAIGRTFPEALQKALRSLETGRFGLGGDGTQVVEPARLNERMATPNWQRLFYIKHALLAGESVERISRITRVDPWFLKQIEELVGVEGRLRAFRLDSVPEELLRRAKRFGFSDRQLAVLLDSREEDVRRRRWDIGLRPVFKRVDTCAAEFEAHTPYLYSTYEDECEAEPTDRKKVMVLGSGPNRIGQGIEFDYCCCHASFALREEGVESIMVNCNPETVSTDFDTSDRLYFEPLNLEDVLEIVHREQPDGVIVQFGGQTPLKLALPLKEAGVPILGTSPESIDLAEDRERFGALLGELGIKAPEWGTARSLEEARDIARRIGFPLLVRPSYVLGGRAMFICWDEESLSVMTRKAVEASPEHPVLLDRFLEDAFEIDVDALCDGEQVVVGAVMQHIEEAGIHSGDSACVIPPYHETVRRHEDELRRITRELALALNVRGLVNIQFAIRDDTVYVLEVNPRASRTVPFVAKATGLPLAALATRVMLGRSLEELGVRERQVEGAVFIKEPVLPWARFPGEDPVLGPEMKSTGEVMGVGVDFGEAFLKAQWGAGEDLPTEGRAFLSVHDRDKPGLLAVAQDLVELGFVLLATAGTAEFLRGHGLEVETVFKVNEGRPHVVDRLLSGDVQVVINTPLGAPSFYDERAIRLSALQRRIPLITTLTGAASAVRAIRTRQAQNLSFRCLQELHAQRPD, encoded by the coding sequence ATGTCGCGACGGACAGCAATAAAGAAAGTCCTTGTCATTGGATCCGGACCGATCGTGATCGGCCAGGCCTGTGAGTTCGACTACAGCGGCACACAGGCATGCAAGGCCTTGCAGGAAGAGGGCATCGAAGTCGTCCTGGTCAATTCGAACCCGGCGACAATCATGACTGATCCCGAAGTGGCGGAAAGAACATATGTGGAGCCGCTGACGGTCCCTTCCGTAAGGGGCATCATCGCGCGCGAACGACCGGACGCAGTGCTGGCGACCGTCGGAGGACAGACCGCACTGAACCTGGCGGTGGACCTCGATGAGGCCGGCGTCTTCGAAGAGTTCGGGGTGCGGATGATCGGGGTCAACCGCAAGGCTGTCGAGGTTTGCGAAGATCGCGAGAAGTTCCTCGCTGCCGTGGCGGGCGTCGGGCTGGAAATGCCGCGGGGGCGTTTCGCGACAAACCTCGACGAGGCGCGGGAGATCCGTGACGCGATCGGGTTTCCGCTGGTGATTCGGCCGTCTTTTACGCTGGGTGGTAGCGGCGGGGGCATTGCCTGGAACGACGAGGAGTTGACCGCGATCGCCGGCCAGGGGATCGACCTGTCGCCGATCGGTCAGGTCCTGATCGAGGAGTCGATCATCGGCTGGAAGGAATATGAACTGGAGGTGATGCGTGACGAGGCGGACAACGTCGTCATCATTTGCAGTATCGAAAACTTCGATGCGATGGGTGTGCACACGGGCGACTCGATCACCGTCGCGCCGGCCCAGACGTTGACCGACCGTGAATATCAGTTGATGCGTGACGCTGCGATTCGAATCATTCGTGCCGTCGGGGTGGAAACCGGGGGCAGTAACATCCAGTTCGCCATCGATCCGGAAAGCGGCAGAATGCTGGTTATCGAGATGAATCCGCGGGTCTCGAGGTCGTCGGCATTGGCCTCCAAGGCGACCGGATTTCCGATTGCGCGCATCGCCGCCAAACTTGCCATCGGTTACACCCTCGACGAGATACCCAACGACATCACCAGGGAAACGCCGGCAAGCTTCGAGCCTTCACTGGACTACGTCGTGGTCAAAGTCCCCCGGTGGGCGTTCGAGAAATTCCCGTCGACCGCCCCCGACCTCGGAACCCAGATGCGCTCGGTAGGCGAAGCGATGGCCATCGGGCGCACCTTTCCGGAGGCGCTGCAGAAGGCGTTGCGGAGCCTCGAGACCGGCCGCTTCGGGCTCGGCGGAGATGGGACCCAAGTCGTTGAACCGGCGCGCCTGAACGAACGCATGGCGACTCCGAACTGGCAGCGCTTGTTCTACATCAAGCATGCGTTGCTGGCCGGAGAGAGTGTCGAGCGAATTTCCCGGATCACGCGGGTCGACCCGTGGTTCCTCAAGCAAATCGAAGAGCTCGTCGGGGTGGAAGGCCGGCTGCGTGCGTTCCGTCTCGACAGCGTTCCCGAGGAATTGCTGCGACGTGCCAAGCGCTTCGGTTTTTCCGACAGGCAGCTGGCGGTTCTGCTCGACTCCAGGGAAGAAGACGTGCGGCGGCGGCGCTGGGATATCGGTCTGCGACCGGTGTTCAAGCGGGTGGACACTTGCGCGGCGGAGTTCGAGGCGCATACACCCTATCTCTACTCGACCTACGAAGACGAATGTGAGGCGGAGCCCACGGATCGGAAAAAGGTGATGGTTCTGGGCTCGGGGCCGAACCGGATCGGGCAGGGGATCGAGTTCGACTACTGCTGCTGTCATGCTTCTTTCGCGCTGCGTGAGGAAGGCGTCGAGTCGATCATGGTCAACTGCAACCCGGAAACCGTGTCGACCGATTTCGATACATCGGATCGGCTCTACTTCGAACCGTTGAACCTGGAGGACGTGCTGGAGATCGTCCATCGGGAGCAGCCCGACGGCGTGATCGTCCAATTCGGCGGTCAGACCCCGCTCAAGTTGGCGCTGCCGCTCAAGGAGGCGGGTGTGCCGATCCTGGGCACCTCGCCGGAGAGTATCGACCTGGCCGAGGACCGCGAGCGATTCGGTGCGCTGCTGGGCGAACTGGGGATCAAGGCCCCGGAGTGGGGCACAGCCCGGTCCCTCGAAGAAGCCCGGGACATCGCTCGTCGTATCGGCTTCCCCCTGCTGGTGCGGCCGTCATACGTTCTCGGCGGGCGCGCGATGTTCATCTGCTGGGACGAGGAATCGCTGTCGGTGATGACGCGCAAGGCGGTCGAGGCCTCTCCGGAACATCCGGTACTGCTCGATCGTTTTCTCGAAGACGCATTCGAGATCGATGTCGACGCGCTCTGCGACGGCGAGCAGGTGGTCGTCGGGGCGGTGATGCAGCATATCGAGGAGGCGGGAATCCACTCGGGGGACAGCGCCTGCGTGATCCCGCCCTACCACGAGACGGTGCGGCGGCACGAGGACGAGTTGCGGCGCATCACCCGGGAGCTGGCGTTGGCCTTGAATGTGCGGGGCCTGGTCAATATCCAGTTCGCGATCCGGGACGATACGGTCTACGTGCTGGAGGTCAATCCGAGGGCTTCCCGGACCGTACCCTTCGTCGCCAAGGCGACGGGGCTTCCGCTGGCCGCGCTGGCGACGCGGGTCATGCTGGGCCGGAGCCTCGAGGAGCTGGGCGTGCGCGAAAGGCAAGTGGAGGGCGCGGTGTTCATCAAGGAGCCCGTGCTGCCCTGGGCGCGTTTTCCCGGCGAGGATCCGGTGTTGGGGCCGGAGATGAAGTCCACCGGGGAGGTGATGGGCGTCGGCGTCGATTTCGGCGAGGCCTTTCTCAAGGCGCAGTGGGGGGCCGGTGAGGATCTGCCCACGGAAGGACGCGCCTTCCTTTCGGTGCACGACCGTGACAAGCCGGGTCTGCTGGCTGTGGCCCAGGACCTGGTCGAACTGGGTTTCGTATTGCTGGCCACGGCGGGCACCGCCGAGTTTCTCCGGGGCCACGGGCTCGAGGTGGAAACGGTGTTCAAGGTCAACGAGGGTCGTCCGCACGTGGTGGACCGGCTGCTCAGCGGCGATGTGCAGGTGGTGATCAACACGCCCCTCGGTGCACCCTCTTTCTACGACGAACGGGCGATTCGACTCAGTGCTCTCCAGCGCCGGATCCCGTTGATCACGACCCTGACCGGCGCCGCTTCGGCGGTGAGGGCGATTCGTACGCGGCAGGCTCAGAATCTGAGCTTCCGCTGTCTGCAGGAACTCCATGCCCAGCGACCGGACTGA
- a CDS encoding HAD-IA family hydrolase has protein sequence MPSDRTELPPGARRLPRPPEVLLFDLDGVLVETFDAWVAVLDACRRHRGLAPLGPEPIRRTWGQGILADCRTFFPGTDPARLAREYDQGFARHLEKVKPMAGVGALLTLLRRRGIPTAVVTNSPAAMTRRLLAGVQADGRPLGEFFDVVACGDEVQRGKPAPELLELALERLGHGVPGSVMVGDTDNDRLAAQAAGIPFVGFCISGDECVECLDQLAPRLGLSE, from the coding sequence ATGCCCAGCGACCGGACTGAGCTCCCCCCCGGCGCTCGGCGGCTGCCGCGGCCTCCCGAGGTGCTGCTTTTCGATCTCGACGGGGTGCTGGTGGAGACTTTCGACGCGTGGGTCGCGGTGCTCGACGCCTGCCGCCGGCATCGGGGTCTGGCGCCGTTGGGACCGGAACCGATCCGGCGCACCTGGGGCCAGGGAATTCTGGCGGACTGCCGTACTTTTTTCCCGGGTACGGACCCCGCGCGGCTGGCGCGGGAATACGACCAGGGCTTCGCCCGCCACCTGGAGAAGGTGAAACCAATGGCCGGTGTGGGGGCGTTGCTGACCCTGTTGCGGCGGCGAGGGATCCCCACGGCGGTGGTGACCAACTCGCCGGCGGCCATGACCCGACGCCTGCTGGCCGGCGTGCAGGCGGACGGGCGGCCGCTGGGAGAGTTCTTCGATGTCGTGGCCTGTGGAGACGAGGTGCAACGGGGAAAACCGGCACCGGAATTGCTCGAACTCGCCCTCGAACGGCTGGGGCACGGCGTCCCGGGTTCGGTGATGGTGGGGGATACGGACAACGATCGGTTGGCGGCGCAGGCGGCCGGTATCCCTTTCGTCGGATTTTGCATCTCTGGAGACGAGTGCGTGGAGTGCCTCGACCAGTTGGCGCCCCGGCTCGGTTTGAGCGAATAA
- a CDS encoding zinc ribbon domain-containing protein, with amino-acid sequence MGAGTMPIYEFQCKECGESLEALRRMGQGAEGLQCPRCGSHELVQKLSSFATSGGAAPSCSTSPTCGAGGGGGGG; translated from the coding sequence GTGGGAGCTGGAACCATGCCGATCTACGAGTTTCAATGCAAGGAGTGCGGCGAGAGTCTCGAGGCGTTGCGGCGCATGGGTCAGGGAGCCGAAGGGCTGCAATGCCCTCGCTGCGGGAGCCATGAGCTGGTGCAGAAGCTCTCCTCCTTCGCCACCTCCGGCGGTGCCGCCCCGTCGTGCAGCACCTCGCCCACTTGCGGCGCCGGGGGCGGCGGCGGTGGTGGGTGA
- a CDS encoding helix-turn-helix transcriptional regulator, translating into MHPRQQTLRSTLGRALRHIRLEGRLSLDDVERATRGEGVRVTRSHLSRVETGQADITLSRYLSLLRALGEGVGETTARLAALLDEDLLEGAGGRVRWRQALAAGDLLGATRVLRALHARSQPALDRPSLRSWGRAEAALGRWNAACHVLRLALPSAPSRGDVLALATAQIGGGQAAVAGLLVAGLRPDPLTRLVGAISHLATAHSKQALELAEAIGTADDAPTDDDVAALATTVRAEVYRRQGRRRAAWTLGRRALQMGSPKTPVRIESLRTAARCAALAGRCGEGLKWSRRAIALSRELALPALRGAALLDQPELYLRQGNRSEAGALRRRGRLVLRRCTADPRWDTTLPLHGVLSLCRPPA; encoded by the coding sequence ATGCATCCCCGCCAGCAGACCCTGCGTTCAACTCTCGGCCGCGCCCTGCGCCACATCCGCCTTGAAGGCCGACTCTCGCTCGACGACGTGGAACGGGCCACCCGCGGCGAAGGCGTCCGTGTCACCCGTTCCCATCTCTCCCGGGTGGAAACGGGCCAGGCCGACATCACTCTTTCCCGCTATCTCAGCCTGCTGCGCGCCCTGGGCGAGGGCGTCGGAGAAACCACCGCACGCCTGGCGGCCCTGCTCGATGAAGATCTTCTGGAGGGCGCGGGGGGACGGGTCCGGTGGCGTCAGGCACTGGCGGCCGGCGATCTGCTCGGGGCCACACGGGTGCTGCGAGCGCTGCACGCCAGGAGCCAGCCCGCCCTCGACCGCCCCAGTCTGCGCAGCTGGGGCCGGGCCGAAGCCGCCCTCGGCCGCTGGAACGCGGCCTGCCACGTACTCCGCCTGGCCCTGCCCTCCGCCCCATCCCGGGGCGACGTGCTGGCCCTGGCCACCGCCCAGATCGGGGGCGGACAGGCCGCGGTGGCGGGCCTGCTGGTCGCAGGCCTCAGGCCGGATCCTCTCACCCGCCTGGTGGGCGCGATCAGCCATCTCGCGACGGCGCACTCAAAGCAGGCCCTCGAGCTGGCCGAAGCGATCGGCACCGCGGACGATGCGCCGACTGACGACGATGTGGCGGCCCTGGCCACGACGGTGCGTGCCGAGGTCTATCGTCGCCAGGGACGTCGCCGCGCGGCATGGACCCTCGGCCGACGCGCGCTGCAGATGGGCTCGCCGAAAACTCCGGTCCGCATCGAGTCCCTGCGCACGGCCGCCCGCTGCGCGGCACTTGCCGGACGATGCGGTGAGGGGCTGAAGTGGTCGCGCCGGGCCATCGCCCTGAGCCGGGAACTGGCTCTGCCGGCCCTCCGGGGCGCAGCCCTGCTCGACCAGCCGGAACTCTACCTGCGCCAGGGAAATCGCAGCGAGGCCGGCGCCCTCCGACGACGCGGCAGGCTGGTCTTGCGGCGCTGTACGGCGGATCCCCGCTGGGATACCACCCTCCCCCTGCACGGCGTGCTCAGCCTCTGCCGGCCGCCCGCTTGA
- a CDS encoding serine/threonine-protein kinase, which produces MARGWARKARWAALRGDYSTAGDLYRLGGELSQALKMYQKGRHHRLAGQVASELGEHATATREYEMGGMTLEAAEMALRCGDRERAARLFVQANQARRAAEIHEQLGHPEPAATLYEHTGDFLRAARLFIEARCPDKAERCLESLLRSGNVRVDQKEVLGLAARLGQQFLASGIPDRGARWLERSGRSRDAAAAWARAHRPERAIRAFLAAGENERAAEIAEKLNPGEIDPELAAEAFRAASRWAEAAALYLESGHPSQAAGCLEQLGCSAEAAWAHEAAGDIVAAAAAMERAGDYADAARHFRDAGSVRDAARCLEACGQLAEAARAYEEAGERLTASELYERCGDVDAAVRVLQGIAADSEDATAAAMRLGRLFERLGMDSVAADHYRRGLADPEREPDPEGWYRLANVLERTGKLRDAATALGRVVALELNYRDASQRLAQIERRIDQQPGPASSSPDRYTIEGPLEGYVPGQAFLAIDSTMERRVVLRRFAPPLIPTESAAERILADIRRIARLHHPAIAAIHDAGRDGAGIFVVEEHVAGKSLREILSSEGPLDVPRSIQVITRLAEALDYAHGLGLLARNLRPENIIISTSFEARLIDFGIGLRHSDDPTLPAAYRSPESLRGERCDPSSDIYLLGVLAWEMLTGTLPPPPRGAEAPRLPERAGHPIPDLLQRVVRGCLVPDRSHRLGSAQQLLEELHGTHLLPGALLANRYEILREIGRGGMGTVFAARDLVLEEPVALKVLSGPIGETVEKRFIQEIRLTRQINHPNIVRVHTFERWRELRFIVMEYIDGVDLRQWAGNRHPIPLGQVLEFISGVASGLAAAHRLGIVHRDVKPENVLLDQEGRPRLVDFGIARQGDVHLTREGLVMGSPAYMAPEQIRGEAADQRADLYAIGVLTYFLLTGREPFASDNVAEVLRLQIEEPPPPISRFREGIPQPVEELVTRLLSKDPNQRPASVFSLLEELTAVRARIAVVTA; this is translated from the coding sequence ATGGCGCGAGGATGGGCAAGAAAAGCCAGGTGGGCCGCCCTGAGGGGAGACTATTCCACCGCGGGCGATCTCTACCGGCTGGGTGGTGAACTCAGCCAGGCGCTGAAAATGTACCAAAAAGGCCGCCACCATCGCCTCGCCGGCCAGGTCGCCTCGGAACTCGGCGAACACGCCACCGCGACCCGGGAGTACGAGATGGGCGGCATGACTCTCGAGGCCGCCGAGATGGCCCTCCGCTGCGGCGACCGGGAGCGGGCCGCCCGCCTCTTCGTCCAGGCCAACCAGGCCCGGCGGGCCGCCGAGATTCACGAGCAACTCGGACATCCCGAGCCGGCGGCTACGCTCTACGAACACACCGGCGATTTTCTTCGGGCCGCTCGGCTGTTCATCGAGGCCCGCTGCCCGGACAAGGCCGAGCGCTGCCTCGAGAGCCTGTTGCGCTCGGGCAACGTCCGCGTGGACCAGAAAGAGGTGCTGGGCCTGGCGGCCCGGCTCGGGCAACAGTTTCTCGCCAGCGGCATTCCCGACCGCGGGGCCCGCTGGCTCGAACGCTCGGGCCGCTCACGGGACGCCGCCGCCGCCTGGGCCCGGGCCCACCGACCGGAGCGAGCCATCCGCGCCTTTCTCGCCGCGGGCGAAAACGAACGCGCCGCCGAGATCGCCGAGAAGCTCAACCCCGGTGAAATCGACCCCGAACTGGCGGCGGAGGCCTTCCGCGCCGCTTCGCGCTGGGCCGAGGCGGCGGCTCTCTACCTGGAATCGGGACACCCCAGCCAGGCGGCGGGCTGCCTCGAACAACTGGGGTGCTCGGCGGAGGCCGCCTGGGCCCACGAAGCGGCCGGAGACATCGTCGCCGCGGCGGCGGCCATGGAGCGGGCCGGGGACTACGCCGACGCCGCGCGCCATTTCCGCGACGCGGGTTCGGTCCGTGACGCGGCACGCTGCCTGGAGGCCTGCGGCCAGCTGGCGGAGGCGGCGAGGGCCTACGAGGAAGCGGGAGAACGGCTGACCGCTTCCGAACTCTACGAGCGCTGCGGTGACGTGGACGCGGCGGTGCGCGTGCTCCAGGGAATCGCGGCCGACAGCGAGGACGCCACCGCTGCCGCCATGCGGCTGGGCCGACTCTTCGAGCGGCTGGGCATGGACTCGGTGGCGGCGGACCACTATCGCCGGGGGTTGGCGGACCCGGAGCGGGAGCCGGATCCGGAGGGCTGGTACCGCCTGGCCAACGTACTCGAGCGCACCGGCAAGCTGCGGGACGCAGCCACGGCTCTCGGCCGCGTGGTGGCCCTCGAGTTGAACTACCGGGATGCCTCCCAGCGACTGGCCCAGATCGAACGACGTATCGACCAGCAGCCAGGGCCGGCCTCGAGTTCCCCCGACCGCTACACCATCGAGGGGCCGCTGGAGGGCTACGTTCCCGGTCAGGCCTTCCTGGCCATCGACAGCACCATGGAGCGGCGGGTCGTCCTGCGCCGCTTCGCGCCCCCCCTGATTCCCACCGAGTCGGCAGCCGAGAGAATCCTTGCGGATATCCGCCGCATCGCGCGGCTGCACCACCCGGCGATCGCCGCGATTCACGATGCGGGCCGGGACGGGGCGGGAATCTTCGTCGTCGAGGAACATGTCGCCGGCAAGTCCCTGCGGGAGATCCTGTCCAGCGAAGGCCCCCTCGACGTTCCGCGATCGATCCAGGTCATCACACGCCTGGCCGAGGCCCTGGACTACGCCCACGGACTGGGCCTGCTGGCCCGCAACCTGCGACCGGAAAATATCATCATCAGCACATCGTTCGAGGCCCGACTGATCGACTTCGGCATCGGCCTGCGTCACTCGGACGATCCGACCCTCCCTGCCGCTTACCGCTCCCCGGAGTCCCTGCGCGGTGAGCGCTGCGACCCGTCTTCGGATATCTATCTGCTGGGCGTGCTGGCCTGGGAGATGCTCACCGGTACGCTCCCTCCCCCGCCCCGCGGCGCCGAAGCCCCGCGGCTGCCGGAGCGGGCGGGCCACCCGATCCCGGACCTGCTCCAGCGCGTGGTGCGAGGCTGCCTGGTTCCCGATCGTTCCCATCGGCTCGGCTCGGCCCAGCAGCTTCTCGAAGAGTTGCACGGTACCCACCTGCTGCCCGGCGCCTTGCTGGCCAACCGCTACGAGATCCTCCGGGAAATCGGGCGCGGCGGCATGGGTACGGTCTTCGCCGCACGGGACCTGGTGCTCGAGGAACCCGTTGCGCTGAAGGTACTCTCCGGTCCCATCGGCGAGACGGTGGAAAAGCGTTTCATCCAGGAAATCCGACTCACGCGCCAGATCAACCATCCCAACATCGTGCGGGTCCACACCTTCGAACGCTGGCGCGAGCTGCGCTTCATCGTCATGGAGTACATCGACGGAGTGGACCTGCGCCAGTGGGCCGGCAACCGTCATCCCATTCCCCTCGGCCAGGTGCTCGAGTTCATCTCCGGCGTGGCCTCGGGCCTGGCCGCCGCCCACCGCTTGGGCATCGTTCACCGGGACGTCAAGCCTGAAAACGTCCTGCTCGACCAGGAGGGGCGGCCCCGGCTGGTGGACTTCGGCATCGCCCGCCAGGGCGACGTGCACCTGACCCGCGAAGGACTGGTGATGGGCTCGCCGGCCTACATGGCCCCGGAACAGATCCGCGGCGAAGCCGCGGACCAGCGCGCCGATCTCTACGCCATCGGCGTACTGACCTATTTTTTGCTCACGGGCCGGGAACCCTTCGCATCGGACAACGTGGCGGAGGTGTTGCGGCTGCAAATCGAAGAGCCGCCGCCACCGATTTCCCGATTCCGGGAAGGCATCCCGCAACCGGTGGAAGAACTGGTCACACGCCTGCTCTCGAAAGATCCCAATCAGCGCCCCGCAAGCGTCTTCTCGCTGCTCGAAGAGCTGACCGCGGTGCGGGCCCGGATCGCCGTCGTCACCGCCTGA